Proteins encoded together in one Mercenaria mercenaria strain notata chromosome 18, MADL_Memer_1, whole genome shotgun sequence window:
- the LOC123539189 gene encoding uncharacterized protein LOC123539189 isoform X2 codes for MLANDTVMAGNIDDVTGKPSYGWIFSLVTAFGLLLFLAMSFTFYHRRLMVRRKKEEEYNRFFRFLRPDLDEFEKKITRARSILTNTHNVDSFSINNEVEYYNEAFEDGRDSVADSEDSEGGTNLPYAKLAELQSEEAIKNEMEDHDVYMRSVKARKQVLFADVHSETTFGDSDHDVRNVVDNENATEGIRNDECDEQLEGEVDNNERDGYKDTNTTSREIRKNNSSQMQDRDYETVRQSNYKIVAQKPPILKPVIEINTTDELLKKNTILKPIKPKKKKRSLLSHAYKKSATSLDIGNRDISVFYSEPRRSSEPGLFLYNEEAADPQDAKLYDNQNKVLFNPYYTDIGMPMNKTQKRRSCTAEDENEIDVFKESHLKRERTLPVLDEIYDKHVPASTWM; via the exons ATGTTAGCCAATGACACAGTG ATGGCTGGAAACATCGATGACGTCACTGGCAAGCCGTCTTATGGATGGATATTTTCATTAGTCACTGCATTTGGATTGCTTCTGTTCCTTGCAATGTCATTTACTTTTTATCACCGTCGTCTGATGGTAAGAAGGAAGAAAGAAGAAGAGTACAACAGATTTTTCAGGTTTCTTCGACCTGATTTGGATGAGTTCGAGAAAAAGATAACACGAGCAAG ATCTATTCTTACCAACACTCACAATGTAGATTCATTTTCTATTAACAACGAGGTTGAATATTACAACGAAGCTTTCGAAGACGGAAGGGACTCGGTGGCTGATTCTGAAGACAGTGAAGGCGGTACGAATCTACCATATGCCAAATTGGCTGAGTTGCAAAGCGAAGAAGCAATAAAGAACGAAATGGAAGATCATGACGTATATATGCGCTCTGTAAAAGCAAGGAAGCAAGTTTTATTTGCAGATGTGCACTCAGAAACAACGTTTGGAGATTCTGACCATGACGTAAGGAATGTAGTTGATAATGAAAATGCGACAGAAGGTATTCGGAATGATGAATGTGATGAACAACTTGAAGGAGAAGTAGATAATAATGAAAGAGATGGTTATAAAGACACAAACACAACGTCGAGAGAAATCAGAAAAAATAATAGTTCACAGATGCAAGATAGAGATTATGAAACAGTTCGACAGTCTAATTATAAAATAGTTGCTCAGAAACCACCGATACTAAAACCAGTGATAGAAATAAATACGACAGACGAATTATTGAAAAAGAATACAATATTGAAACCAATTAAACCAAAGAAGAAGAAGCGAAGCTTATTGAGTCATGCATATAAGAAAAGTGCGACTTCGTTAGATATAGGGAACAGAGATATATCTGTGTTTTACAGTGAACCAAGGCGGAGCAGTGAGCCTGGACTTTTTCTGTATAATGAAGAGGCGGCAGATCCCCAAGACGCAAAATTGTATGACAACCAGAATAAAGTTCTGTTCAATCCGTACTACACTGACATTGGAATGCCAATGAACAAAACTCAAAAGAGACGAAGTTGTACTGCTGAAGATGAAAACGAAATAGATGTGTTCAAAGAATCTCATTTGAAACGTGAAAGGACGTTACCCGTTTTAGATGAGATATACGACAAGCATGTACCAGCAAGCACGTGGatgtaa
- the LOC123539189 gene encoding uncharacterized protein LOC123539189 isoform X1 encodes MLDISGVVNDTQMAGNIDDVTGKPSYGWIFSLVTAFGLLLFLAMSFTFYHRRLMVRRKKEEEYNRFFRFLRPDLDEFEKKITRARSILTNTHNVDSFSINNEVEYYNEAFEDGRDSVADSEDSEGGTNLPYAKLAELQSEEAIKNEMEDHDVYMRSVKARKQVLFADVHSETTFGDSDHDVRNVVDNENATEGIRNDECDEQLEGEVDNNERDGYKDTNTTSREIRKNNSSQMQDRDYETVRQSNYKIVAQKPPILKPVIEINTTDELLKKNTILKPIKPKKKKRSLLSHAYKKSATSLDIGNRDISVFYSEPRRSSEPGLFLYNEEAADPQDAKLYDNQNKVLFNPYYTDIGMPMNKTQKRRSCTAEDENEIDVFKESHLKRERTLPVLDEIYDKHVPASTWM; translated from the exons ATGTTGGATATTTCTGGAGTAGTCAATGACACGCAG ATGGCTGGAAACATCGATGACGTCACTGGCAAGCCGTCTTATGGATGGATATTTTCATTAGTCACTGCATTTGGATTGCTTCTGTTCCTTGCAATGTCATTTACTTTTTATCACCGTCGTCTGATGGTAAGAAGGAAGAAAGAAGAAGAGTACAACAGATTTTTCAGGTTTCTTCGACCTGATTTGGATGAGTTCGAGAAAAAGATAACACGAGCAAG ATCTATTCTTACCAACACTCACAATGTAGATTCATTTTCTATTAACAACGAGGTTGAATATTACAACGAAGCTTTCGAAGACGGAAGGGACTCGGTGGCTGATTCTGAAGACAGTGAAGGCGGTACGAATCTACCATATGCCAAATTGGCTGAGTTGCAAAGCGAAGAAGCAATAAAGAACGAAATGGAAGATCATGACGTATATATGCGCTCTGTAAAAGCAAGGAAGCAAGTTTTATTTGCAGATGTGCACTCAGAAACAACGTTTGGAGATTCTGACCATGACGTAAGGAATGTAGTTGATAATGAAAATGCGACAGAAGGTATTCGGAATGATGAATGTGATGAACAACTTGAAGGAGAAGTAGATAATAATGAAAGAGATGGTTATAAAGACACAAACACAACGTCGAGAGAAATCAGAAAAAATAATAGTTCACAGATGCAAGATAGAGATTATGAAACAGTTCGACAGTCTAATTATAAAATAGTTGCTCAGAAACCACCGATACTAAAACCAGTGATAGAAATAAATACGACAGACGAATTATTGAAAAAGAATACAATATTGAAACCAATTAAACCAAAGAAGAAGAAGCGAAGCTTATTGAGTCATGCATATAAGAAAAGTGCGACTTCGTTAGATATAGGGAACAGAGATATATCTGTGTTTTACAGTGAACCAAGGCGGAGCAGTGAGCCTGGACTTTTTCTGTATAATGAAGAGGCGGCAGATCCCCAAGACGCAAAATTGTATGACAACCAGAATAAAGTTCTGTTCAATCCGTACTACACTGACATTGGAATGCCAATGAACAAAACTCAAAAGAGACGAAGTTGTACTGCTGAAGATGAAAACGAAATAGATGTGTTCAAAGAATCTCATTTGAAACGTGAAAGGACGTTACCCGTTTTAGATGAGATATACGACAAGCATGTACCAGCAAGCACGTGGatgtaa
- the LOC123539189 gene encoding uncharacterized protein LOC123539189 isoform X3 has product MAGNIDDVTGKPSYGWIFSLVTAFGLLLFLAMSFTFYHRRLMVRRKKEEEYNRFFRFLRPDLDEFEKKITRARSILTNTHNVDSFSINNEVEYYNEAFEDGRDSVADSEDSEGGTNLPYAKLAELQSEEAIKNEMEDHDVYMRSVKARKQVLFADVHSETTFGDSDHDVRNVVDNENATEGIRNDECDEQLEGEVDNNERDGYKDTNTTSREIRKNNSSQMQDRDYETVRQSNYKIVAQKPPILKPVIEINTTDELLKKNTILKPIKPKKKKRSLLSHAYKKSATSLDIGNRDISVFYSEPRRSSEPGLFLYNEEAADPQDAKLYDNQNKVLFNPYYTDIGMPMNKTQKRRSCTAEDENEIDVFKESHLKRERTLPVLDEIYDKHVPASTWM; this is encoded by the exons ATGGCTGGAAACATCGATGACGTCACTGGCAAGCCGTCTTATGGATGGATATTTTCATTAGTCACTGCATTTGGATTGCTTCTGTTCCTTGCAATGTCATTTACTTTTTATCACCGTCGTCTGATGGTAAGAAGGAAGAAAGAAGAAGAGTACAACAGATTTTTCAGGTTTCTTCGACCTGATTTGGATGAGTTCGAGAAAAAGATAACACGAGCAAG ATCTATTCTTACCAACACTCACAATGTAGATTCATTTTCTATTAACAACGAGGTTGAATATTACAACGAAGCTTTCGAAGACGGAAGGGACTCGGTGGCTGATTCTGAAGACAGTGAAGGCGGTACGAATCTACCATATGCCAAATTGGCTGAGTTGCAAAGCGAAGAAGCAATAAAGAACGAAATGGAAGATCATGACGTATATATGCGCTCTGTAAAAGCAAGGAAGCAAGTTTTATTTGCAGATGTGCACTCAGAAACAACGTTTGGAGATTCTGACCATGACGTAAGGAATGTAGTTGATAATGAAAATGCGACAGAAGGTATTCGGAATGATGAATGTGATGAACAACTTGAAGGAGAAGTAGATAATAATGAAAGAGATGGTTATAAAGACACAAACACAACGTCGAGAGAAATCAGAAAAAATAATAGTTCACAGATGCAAGATAGAGATTATGAAACAGTTCGACAGTCTAATTATAAAATAGTTGCTCAGAAACCACCGATACTAAAACCAGTGATAGAAATAAATACGACAGACGAATTATTGAAAAAGAATACAATATTGAAACCAATTAAACCAAAGAAGAAGAAGCGAAGCTTATTGAGTCATGCATATAAGAAAAGTGCGACTTCGTTAGATATAGGGAACAGAGATATATCTGTGTTTTACAGTGAACCAAGGCGGAGCAGTGAGCCTGGACTTTTTCTGTATAATGAAGAGGCGGCAGATCCCCAAGACGCAAAATTGTATGACAACCAGAATAAAGTTCTGTTCAATCCGTACTACACTGACATTGGAATGCCAATGAACAAAACTCAAAAGAGACGAAGTTGTACTGCTGAAGATGAAAACGAAATAGATGTGTTCAAAGAATCTCATTTGAAACGTGAAAGGACGTTACCCGTTTTAGATGAGATATACGACAAGCATGTACCAGCAAGCACGTGGatgtaa